The following proteins are encoded in a genomic region of Desulfosporosinus youngiae DSM 17734:
- a CDS encoding nitrogenase component 1: MKTTLALCACTQETDEGTASATLFKRSDVAVVAIGPAACLRHLYFLAMRLQALEQLHLCCLTTREYALGNFRTKVRERLDRVLGEQTVRGILVYGTCADILMLVDFEELLAGLENPAGIPVKIFCRGPLEKRKMPAVKRLQILYQELEDEMPGPAGELSHLHGEKAFFLPPLAGDFAGVVSMLQDWNCELILYTPGGCRTGLQMDEPSERPPCFSYTSYNDIHAVLGSEGKLVELMRESPPEQGRIGRALVSTPVPYITGCDFEWLKQELSSPEYPFLCFPCNGFETYAVGMERALLILGKTFLDSRKRESRQILLAGCSAMEPVSRSHLQGAVDKIEELGFSVFFLGDGGIESVRQAAAASLCWCVSSTGEALAGWLKETFGTSWFTHLPIGRRGMNRLLELISEEGKAPARIMGGEQAAAAPGASEASEASEVSEAYEVSEAYGDVPRILIISEPLTGLGIQQCLFEDFAYAGSRVAVYGLGGRARGFEEDQFGQPIVHFQNPEEIKGLVCSADILIADPLYERLAQSWGARPLFISVPYPALSGNLYARSSIDLIGEEGYQYFASKLGKERKEKKR, translated from the coding sequence ATGAAAACAACCCTTGCCCTCTGTGCCTGTACTCAGGAGACGGATGAGGGGACGGCCTCCGCCACTTTATTCAAACGTTCCGATGTGGCGGTGGTCGCCATTGGACCGGCAGCCTGTCTGCGCCATTTGTATTTCCTGGCCATGCGCTTACAGGCTTTGGAGCAATTGCATCTGTGCTGCCTTACAACCCGGGAATATGCCCTGGGGAATTTCCGGACGAAAGTCCGGGAGCGCCTGGACCGGGTACTGGGGGAACAGACTGTCAGAGGGATTTTGGTGTATGGGACTTGTGCTGATATTCTCATGCTGGTGGATTTTGAGGAGCTTCTGGCAGGGCTGGAGAATCCGGCGGGTATCCCGGTAAAGATCTTTTGCCGCGGCCCTTTAGAAAAACGAAAAATGCCCGCTGTCAAACGGCTTCAGATCTTATATCAGGAGCTTGAAGATGAGATGCCCGGCCCGGCAGGTGAGCTGAGTCATCTTCATGGGGAAAAAGCCTTTTTCCTGCCTCCCCTCGCAGGGGATTTTGCCGGGGTTGTCAGTATGCTCCAGGATTGGAATTGCGAACTGATTCTCTATACACCCGGCGGATGCAGAACCGGCTTACAGATGGATGAACCCAGCGAGCGACCGCCTTGTTTTTCTTACACAAGCTATAATGATATTCACGCCGTACTGGGCTCCGAGGGGAAGCTGGTGGAGCTGATGCGGGAATCGCCCCCCGAGCAGGGGCGAATAGGGCGCGCCTTGGTAAGCACGCCCGTGCCCTACATTACGGGCTGTGACTTTGAGTGGCTTAAGCAAGAGCTTTCCAGTCCTGAGTATCCTTTTTTGTGCTTCCCCTGCAACGGGTTTGAGACTTATGCTGTGGGGATGGAAAGGGCTCTGTTGATCCTGGGTAAGACCTTCCTCGATTCCCGCAAGCGGGAGAGCAGGCAGATTCTGCTGGCAGGCTGCTCGGCCATGGAGCCTGTATCCCGGAGCCATCTGCAAGGGGCCGTTGACAAGATTGAGGAATTGGGTTTTTCGGTTTTCTTTTTAGGGGACGGCGGCATAGAATCCGTGCGGCAGGCGGCAGCAGCTTCCTTATGCTGGTGTGTTTCATCCACTGGGGAAGCCCTGGCAGGATGGCTGAAAGAAACCTTTGGAACGTCATGGTTTACCCATTTGCCCATTGGTCGCAGGGGGATGAACCGGTTATTGGAATTAATATCTGAAGAGGGGAAAGCTCCCGCCAGGATCATGGGGGGAGAACAGGCGGCAGCCGCCCCAGGAGCTTCTGAGGCTTCCGAGGCTTCCGAGGTTTCCGAAGCTTACGAGGTTTCCGAAGCTTACGGGGATGTTCCCCGCATTTTAATCATCAGCGAACCTCTCACCGGTTTAGGAATTCAGCAATGCTTATTTGAAGACTTTGCCTATGCCGGCAGCAGGGTAGCTGTTTATGGTTTGGGGGGCCGGGCCAGGGGTTTTGAAGAGGATCAGTTTGGTCAACCCATTGTGCATTTCCAAAACCCGGAGGAGATCAAAGGGCTGGTGTGCAGTGCGGATATTTTGATTGCCGACCCCCTTTATGAAAGACTGGCTCAGAGCTGGGGAGCACGGCCCTTGTTCATTTCTGTACCCTACCCCGCCCTGAGCGGCAACCTTTATGCTAGGTCCTCGATAGATTTAATCGGGGAAGAAGGTTATCAGTATTTTGCATCTAAATTGGGAAAAGAGAGGAAGGAGAAAAAACGATGA
- a CDS encoding ABC transporter ATP-binding protein — translation MRLEVRDLCFAYGKGDKLLKNVCFTLKKGEIFSILGPNGAGKSTLLNCIMNLLTPESGLIRVHGQPLASMDVREIAKTIGYVPQTHSLVYDYSVRDFVVMGRTPYLTAFQQPGAQDYALVDSVLEQLGIAGLSERPYTALSGGERQQVTIARTLVQRPQIIILDEPTSYLDYGNQIRVLQLIKSLAEDGYSIIMTTHMPDHALRLGGKTGILDRGGQFSVGKTEEILTQERLSNLYASDIRILYVEELGRSICAAAQ, via the coding sequence GTGAGATTAGAAGTGCGCGACCTTTGTTTCGCCTACGGCAAAGGCGATAAGCTGCTGAAGAATGTTTGCTTCACCTTAAAAAAAGGCGAGATCTTTTCCATACTCGGCCCCAACGGAGCAGGAAAGTCTACGCTGCTTAACTGCATTATGAATTTGCTTACGCCTGAAAGCGGTTTGATCCGGGTACACGGCCAGCCTCTCGCCTCAATGGATGTGCGTGAGATCGCCAAAACCATCGGCTATGTGCCTCAGACTCATTCTTTGGTCTATGATTATTCCGTGCGGGACTTTGTCGTCATGGGGCGCACGCCGTATTTGACTGCTTTTCAGCAGCCCGGTGCCCAGGACTATGCCCTGGTGGACAGCGTATTGGAGCAATTGGGTATAGCCGGGTTAAGTGAGCGGCCTTACACAGCACTCAGCGGCGGGGAACGCCAGCAGGTTACCATTGCCCGTACCCTTGTACAGCGTCCGCAGATCATCATTCTTGATGAGCCCACATCCTATCTGGACTACGGAAATCAAATCCGGGTATTGCAGCTGATTAAGAGCTTAGCGGAGGACGGTTATTCTATTATTATGACCACTCATATGCCTGACCATGCCCTCCGCTTAGGCGGAAAAACAGGCATCCTTGACCGTGGGGGGCAGTTCAGCGTTGGCAAAACGGAAGAGATCCTGACCCAGGAGCGGTTAAGTAACCTATATGCCAGCGACATTCGTATTCTTTATGTAGAGGAACTTGGGCGCTCTATATGTGCAGCGGCCCAATAG
- a CDS encoding putative ABC exporter domain-containing protein, which yields MSSLVFLLVKSAKNSFFELLRKPAKLIMWIVFIAMIVGLIVLSLFTTREADSFQDIIWLKGILFFLILLFVGIAVQKGLSNGDVIFDMNDVNLLFVSPVNPRLILMYGIVKMAKMSFLAGFFILFQSNSLKMGFGVGFDAVLIVLLGFMMANSLLQVISLLIYTLTNSKPKRKMAVRIIAAAVFLPLIAMLGSQLAVADNPMTALENTMRSPVFSWTPVAGWASEGVIALIAGDLAKGLLFLGIMVLIGALLILYIALSNPDYYEDVLVATETTFEKKRSLSEGRINTEAASTKKIKVAGTGISGLGSNTIFYKHLRESFRANRFGLWGLPSVIMIVSVAIFSSFLPSDAGGGLLIILQTLMWVQIFMIGTGRGLKELYTHYIYLIPDSSFRKIVWNNLEIAFKVLVESVVLFSVSGFIMGETIFLIALSIAVYTLFSFLLLGINYLSMRWTGADISAGLMIMLYMFAVMIIMAPGLAAAIVLGSMIEGIGVLIGMGVLAGWELLAGLLCFALSKGILHNCDMPVLRTGK from the coding sequence ATGAGCAGCCTGGTGTTCCTGTTGGTGAAAAGCGCCAAAAACAGTTTTTTTGAGTTATTGCGCAAGCCGGCAAAGCTGATTATGTGGATTGTATTCATTGCCATGATTGTGGGGCTCATAGTTCTTTCGCTGTTCACCACCCGGGAAGCGGACAGTTTCCAGGATATAATCTGGCTAAAGGGTATTCTTTTTTTTCTCATTCTGCTTTTTGTCGGGATCGCGGTTCAAAAAGGACTTTCCAACGGTGATGTGATCTTTGACATGAATGATGTCAATTTGCTGTTCGTTTCTCCGGTCAACCCCCGCCTGATTTTGATGTACGGAATTGTCAAAATGGCCAAAATGTCCTTTCTCGCCGGATTTTTTATTCTCTTCCAAAGCAATTCCCTTAAGATGGGCTTTGGGGTCGGATTTGACGCAGTGCTCATTGTCCTGCTTGGGTTTATGATGGCCAACAGCCTGCTTCAGGTTATATCTCTGTTGATTTACACCCTGACCAACAGCAAGCCCAAGCGAAAAATGGCGGTGAGAATTATCGCCGCAGCAGTCTTTCTTCCGCTTATAGCAATGCTGGGCAGCCAGCTTGCGGTCGCCGATAACCCGATGACGGCGCTGGAAAATACCATGCGCTCACCGGTATTTTCCTGGACACCGGTAGCAGGCTGGGCTTCGGAGGGTGTTATTGCGCTGATTGCCGGCGACCTTGCAAAAGGCCTGCTGTTTCTGGGCATAATGGTGCTGATCGGTGCGCTCCTGATTCTCTATATCGCCTTGAGCAATCCCGATTATTATGAGGATGTACTGGTGGCCACCGAAACCACCTTTGAGAAGAAACGCAGCCTATCTGAGGGGCGGATTAACACGGAAGCTGCTTCGACTAAGAAAATAAAAGTGGCCGGGACGGGCATCAGCGGACTTGGTTCGAACACTATTTTTTATAAACATCTGCGTGAATCCTTCCGCGCCAACCGGTTTGGCCTTTGGGGATTACCATCCGTTATTATGATTGTGAGTGTGGCAATTTTTTCTTCATTTCTGCCCTCCGATGCGGGGGGAGGCCTATTGATTATCCTGCAGACTCTGATGTGGGTACAAATTTTCATGATCGGGACAGGGAGAGGCCTAAAGGAGCTTTATACCCATTATATCTACCTGATTCCCGATAGTTCTTTTCGGAAAATCGTCTGGAATAATTTGGAGATTGCTTTTAAGGTTCTGGTGGAAAGTGTGGTTTTGTTCTCTGTCAGCGGTTTTATTATGGGTGAAACTATTTTCTTGATCGCTCTGTCCATTGCGGTTTATACTTTGTTTTCTTTCCTTCTGCTGGGCATCAATTATCTATCCATGCGCTGGACGGGTGCAGACATCAGCGCCGGGCTGATGATCATGCTTTATATGTTCGCCGTCATGATCATCATGGCACCGGGTTTGGCGGCCGCCATTGTCCTTGGCAGTATGATCGAAGGGATTGGGGTGTTGATTGGAATGGGGGTTCTCGCCGGCTGGGAACTCCTTGCCGGTCTTCTTTGCTTTGCTCTGTCCAAGGGAATTTTGCATAACTGCGATATGCCTGTGTTAAGAACCGGAAAATAA
- a CDS encoding LysR family transcriptional regulator yields the protein MTLQVLRYVIEVAACASISEAAKSLFISQSTLSTAIKQLEEELGIVLFRRNNRGVVLSPEGEDFLQFARQIVEQANYLENRYQQKKSSDMLFSVSTQRLPFAVRAFVKLMETIDPEPFDIAIRECPTYEVIHDVEAGRSEIGVLAVQHQYLEIFRKLLHSGDISQHKIHTLSPYVFVRQSHPLARKNALFIEELKQYPFITFDQGKNSGSHFTEEIVFYSQLDKIVHVSDRCTKIALVRATDAFSIGPDLVNSNGDKMHAGQQEICAIPLAGQSEQLDILWIKKTSRPLTTTAELYVRLLEDHVRRCFDAMPGRQGC from the coding sequence GTGACTTTACAGGTTTTAAGATACGTTATCGAAGTGGCTGCCTGTGCATCCATATCCGAAGCGGCAAAATCACTCTTTATATCCCAGTCAACCTTGTCAACTGCCATCAAGCAGCTGGAAGAAGAACTGGGGATTGTTTTATTTCGGCGCAACAATCGGGGGGTCGTCCTCTCCCCGGAAGGCGAGGATTTCTTGCAATTCGCCCGCCAAATTGTGGAACAAGCCAATTATCTTGAAAATCGGTACCAGCAGAAAAAATCATCGGATATGCTTTTTTCCGTATCGACACAGCGCCTGCCCTTTGCTGTACGCGCTTTTGTCAAGCTGATGGAAACCATTGATCCGGAGCCCTTCGATATTGCCATCCGGGAATGCCCCACCTACGAGGTAATTCACGATGTTGAAGCCGGCCGGAGTGAAATAGGCGTACTGGCCGTACAGCATCAGTATCTCGAAATCTTCCGGAAGCTTTTGCATTCCGGAGACATTTCCCAACATAAAATTCATACCCTTTCTCCCTACGTGTTTGTGCGCCAAAGCCATCCCCTCGCCCGGAAAAACGCCTTATTCATTGAAGAGTTAAAACAATATCCTTTTATCACCTTCGATCAAGGCAAAAACAGCGGTTCCCATTTTACTGAAGAAATTGTTTTCTACAGCCAACTGGATAAGATCGTCCATGTCAGCGACCGCTGCACAAAAATAGCCCTGGTTCGGGCCACGGACGCTTTCAGCATCGGACCGGACCTTGTCAACAGCAATGGGGACAAAATGCATGCCGGCCAACAGGAAATCTGCGCCATCCCCTTAGCCGGCCAAAGTGAACAGTTGGATATATTATGGATTAAGAAAACATCACGGCCGCTGACCACGACCGCGGAGCTGTATGTGCGGTTATTGGAGGACCATGTGCGCCGCTGCTTTGATGCCATGCCAGGTAGGCAGGGCTGCTGA
- a CDS encoding ABC transporter ATP-binding protein, translated as MIDVHNMTKNYGKLKANDNINLSVSAGELAVLLGPNGAGKSTLIKSVCGLLRYKGSITIEGHENHTVEAKRLLGYVPEFPVLYPMLTVGEHLEFIAKAYRLESWEERAQELLRRFELDDKKLKLGKELSKGMQQKVSVCCALLPEPKAVIFDEPLVGLDPHGIRELKNLIARLRDSGCALIVSTHMIESMEDNWDVTYIMVKGKIERVVRRGDIAGQSLEDVYFAITEGQLQGGAQ; from the coding sequence TTGATCGACGTACATAATATGACCAAAAACTATGGCAAGTTAAAGGCTAACGATAACATCAATCTTTCGGTGTCGGCCGGGGAGCTTGCCGTTCTTCTGGGTCCCAACGGCGCGGGGAAATCCACATTAATAAAATCCGTATGCGGGCTGCTGCGGTATAAGGGTTCCATCACTATCGAAGGGCATGAAAATCATACGGTGGAAGCGAAGCGGCTCTTGGGGTATGTGCCGGAATTCCCCGTACTCTACCCGATGCTGACGGTGGGCGAACACTTGGAGTTTATTGCCAAGGCGTACCGGCTGGAAAGCTGGGAGGAAAGAGCGCAGGAACTGCTCCGCCGTTTTGAACTGGATGATAAGAAGCTGAAGTTGGGCAAAGAGCTTTCCAAGGGAATGCAGCAAAAGGTCAGTGTCTGCTGTGCGCTTTTGCCGGAACCCAAGGCCGTTATTTTTGATGAACCGCTGGTCGGGCTTGATCCTCATGGCATTCGTGAGCTGAAAAACCTGATTGCCCGGCTTCGGGACAGCGGCTGCGCCCTGATTGTGAGCACCCATATGATTGAAAGCATGGAAGACAATTGGGACGTGACCTATATTATGGTCAAGGGCAAAATAGAGCGGGTGGTCCGCCGTGGGGATATAGCAGGTCAAAGCCTGGAGGATGTCTATTTTGCAATCACGGAAGGACAGCTTCAAGGGGGTGCACAATGA
- a CDS encoding ABC transporter substrate-binding protein, translating to MKRFFTGLLASILVLSLLLTGCGAAGGRQADQASGPEQPAVRTVTDAAGNVVEVPPDISRIAVTPLPWSSVVSAVDGGSQRLVSINPSALKAYSGSFFAKLDKNYATLDDKSIGSDFSINIEELLNRQVQAVIIWEYQTAEAEKLKEVGIVPVMVKNGNVQELQDSFKAVGQLLGKEERAKWIIDEYSKAYGKMKSYGEEVKKAGKPRVLYLKRSDLTLQGNDNFIKESMELAGADNIAANAKSITMEEILKLDPEIILLSDFDKFLPQDLYENRIAGQDWSSVSAVVNKRVYKTPVGIYRWDAPGVETPLMMLWLGKMLQPEIFSQVDLKAQMKSFYQDMFDYSLTDEDFGQIFKDKANAASERRIS from the coding sequence ATGAAACGATTCTTTACCGGTTTACTAGCTTCCATATTGGTGTTGTCCCTATTGCTTACAGGCTGTGGTGCCGCCGGAGGCCGGCAGGCTGATCAGGCATCCGGGCCGGAACAGCCCGCTGTCCGTACTGTTACGGATGCCGCAGGCAATGTGGTAGAGGTTCCGCCGGACATTTCCCGAATCGCAGTGACGCCTCTGCCCTGGTCTTCCGTGGTGAGTGCCGTCGATGGGGGTTCCCAACGGCTTGTCTCCATCAACCCCAGTGCGCTGAAAGCCTATTCAGGCAGCTTCTTTGCCAAGCTGGATAAGAATTACGCCACACTGGATGACAAGAGCATCGGCAGCGATTTCTCGATTAATATTGAAGAATTGCTCAACCGGCAGGTACAGGCTGTTATCATCTGGGAATATCAAACGGCGGAAGCCGAAAAGCTTAAAGAAGTGGGGATTGTCCCTGTGATGGTAAAGAACGGGAATGTCCAGGAGCTGCAGGACAGTTTTAAAGCAGTTGGGCAGCTTTTGGGTAAAGAAGAACGGGCCAAGTGGATCATTGATGAATACTCCAAGGCTTACGGGAAAATGAAGTCCTATGGCGAGGAAGTAAAGAAAGCCGGCAAGCCCCGGGTTCTCTATCTGAAACGCTCGGATCTCACCTTGCAGGGAAACGACAATTTTATAAAGGAATCCATGGAACTTGCCGGTGCGGATAATATTGCTGCGAATGCCAAAAGCATCACCATGGAGGAAATCCTCAAGCTTGACCCGGAGATTATCCTGCTCAGCGACTTCGATAAATTTCTGCCCCAGGATTTATATGAGAACCGCATTGCAGGCCAGGATTGGAGCAGCGTTTCAGCAGTGGTGAATAAGCGGGTTTACAAAACCCCTGTGGGAATCTATCGCTGGGATGCACCCGGTGTGGAAACACCGTTGATGATGCTTTGGCTGGGGAAGATGCTGCAGCCTGAGATTTTCTCCCAAGTAGATTTAAAGGCGCAAATGAAGAGCTTTTATCAGGATATGTTTGACTATTCACTGACAGATGAGGACTTCGGGCAAATCTTTAAGGATAAGGCAAACGCCGCCAGTGAGCGGCGCATTTCCTAG
- a CDS encoding AAA family ATPase, translated as MGVNTISHICRRIALYGKGGIGKSTIASNLAAALASSGLKVLLIGCDPKADSTRNLTRETIPSVLETLEGSEKIGIQDLLHTGDFGVSCVESGGPEAGIGCAGLGISTTLEELTRLGVYDQDWDIILYDVLGDVVCGGFSVPMRKKHVDTVYIVTSADFMSLYAANNILKSVKRYSNREKPLLGGILHNRLGSAKERAVVQEFCRKTNSPYIAAMGQSPEIRLAELQRQTVLKAFPGGTAAQVFLELGRQMAESGQASVPTPLCPQDMDAVGAGILKLLQDEEVKE; from the coding sequence ATGGGGGTCAATACTATTTCACATATTTGTCGAAGAATCGCCCTCTATGGTAAAGGCGGAATAGGTAAATCAACTATTGCCTCAAATTTAGCAGCCGCTTTGGCAAGCAGCGGCTTGAAAGTGCTATTGATTGGCTGTGACCCTAAGGCGGATTCCACCCGTAATCTGACTCGTGAAACCATTCCTTCTGTTCTGGAAACATTGGAGGGTTCGGAAAAGATAGGAATACAAGATCTTCTCCATACCGGTGATTTTGGGGTTTCTTGTGTGGAATCAGGAGGGCCGGAAGCTGGAATCGGCTGCGCCGGCCTTGGCATTTCCACTACACTGGAAGAGCTGACCCGTCTGGGTGTGTATGACCAGGACTGGGATATCATCCTGTATGATGTGCTGGGAGATGTTGTGTGCGGGGGCTTTTCCGTACCCATGCGCAAAAAGCATGTGGATACGGTTTATATCGTGACTTCAGCCGATTTTATGTCCCTTTATGCGGCCAATAATATTCTCAAAAGCGTAAAGCGCTATTCGAATAGGGAGAAGCCTCTGCTGGGAGGTATACTGCACAACCGCCTAGGCAGTGCCAAGGAAAGGGCAGTGGTCCAGGAGTTTTGCCGAAAAACCAATTCCCCTTACATAGCGGCTATGGGACAATCTCCGGAAATTCGTCTGGCGGAGCTTCAGCGCCAAACGGTGCTGAAGGCCTTCCCCGGCGGCACTGCTGCCCAGGTGTTTTTAGAGCTGGGGCGGCAAATGGCGGAGTCTGGGCAAGCATCTGTGCCGACGCCACTCTGTCCCCAGGACATGGATGCAGTGGGAGCCGGCATTCTCAAGCTGCTGCAGGATGAGGAGGTGAAGGAATGA
- a CDS encoding helix-turn-helix domain-containing protein, protein MSRENKLSGVGFDMRPEIINFSNGIPIRAFIWNSGQYPYHWHNAVEIIYVMEGSVNIKIGAETHLLKENNVAVINVDEIHGIAKDPGDNKVLFIQIDPAFCEKVLPDFKYTFFYCSSIYHEAVVPEKYHILKGYLARLVGEINKGSQAVCKKDIESSLQKMLIYLAYNFDFIRWGMGTEALDEKLVKRIKQMYEYAAGHYSDKMGLKDLTELVSIGVHHMSHFVTEKFGKTFQDLLNYSRGEQAARLLLGTDKRILDISLECGFSDPKYLIKYFKSNYQCTPLQFRRMYRAEDKTLASQIEYQDYPLSEASNYLEPYINAANSLD, encoded by the coding sequence TTGAGCAGAGAAAATAAATTAAGTGGAGTTGGCTTTGATATGCGTCCTGAAATAATTAACTTCTCAAATGGGATACCCATCAGGGCATTTATTTGGAATAGCGGTCAATACCCCTATCACTGGCATAATGCAGTGGAAATCATCTATGTCATGGAAGGTTCGGTAAACATCAAAATAGGTGCGGAAACCCATCTGCTGAAGGAAAACAATGTCGCGGTTATCAATGTGGATGAGATACATGGTATAGCTAAAGACCCCGGTGACAATAAAGTTTTGTTTATACAAATTGACCCGGCTTTCTGTGAAAAGGTCCTGCCGGATTTTAAGTATACGTTCTTCTACTGCTCTTCTATTTACCACGAAGCCGTGGTTCCCGAAAAGTATCACATACTTAAAGGGTATTTGGCCCGTTTAGTAGGGGAAATAAATAAGGGGTCTCAAGCCGTCTGTAAGAAGGATATAGAAAGCTCTCTGCAAAAAATGCTCATTTATCTGGCCTACAATTTTGATTTTATACGTTGGGGCATGGGGACGGAGGCTTTGGATGAAAAGCTGGTGAAAAGAATCAAGCAAATGTATGAATATGCTGCCGGCCACTATTCAGATAAGATGGGCTTGAAGGATCTAACTGAGCTGGTCAGTATCGGTGTGCACCATATGTCCCATTTTGTCACGGAAAAATTCGGGAAAACCTTTCAGGATTTACTGAATTACAGCAGAGGAGAACAGGCGGCCAGGCTGCTCCTGGGTACGGATAAACGTATCCTGGATATTTCCCTTGAATGTGGATTTTCCGATCCGAAATATCTCATAAAGTACTTCAAATCAAACTATCAATGTACCCCTCTGCAGTTTCGCAGAATGTACCGGGCAGAGGACAAAACTCTGGCTTCCCAGATAGAATATCAGGATTATCCGCTTTCTGAGGCAAGCAACTATTTGGAACCCTATATTAACGCAGCAAACAGTTTGGATTAA
- a CDS encoding FecCD family ABC transporter permease — MRTNLKDRRAGAFPGLLILLSVLLVILLLIVVGVGRYPLHPFTVLQVLLSKWVPIEPTWPQQAEGVVFTLRLPRALAAVLVGSALSLSGACYQGVFKNPLVAPDVLGVSSGACIGASMGILLGWNASGIQLLAFIGGMVAVGLTTSIPKITRNQSMMMLVLSGIIVGGLMSSIMGFIKYIADPETQLASITYWQMGSLAKVVSPDLVTVAIPILLATGILLLLRWRINVLSLGDREAQSLGVPVLRSRRIVILCATVLTASAVCISGTIGWVGLVIPHFGRMLAGPDNRKLLPLSCLLGGIFLLVIDTCARLMTSAELPLTILTGIVGAPFYVYLLIKQRMKLS, encoded by the coding sequence ATGCGTACAAACCTCAAAGACCGCCGGGCGGGTGCCTTTCCGGGGCTGCTCATCCTGCTGTCCGTCCTTCTTGTCATCTTGCTGCTCATTGTCGTGGGTGTGGGCAGGTATCCTCTGCATCCCTTCACAGTGCTCCAGGTTTTGCTCTCCAAGTGGGTGCCCATTGAACCAACCTGGCCTCAGCAGGCGGAAGGGGTGGTCTTTACCCTCAGGCTGCCCCGTGCTCTGGCCGCGGTTTTGGTAGGCAGCGCCCTCTCTCTGTCCGGAGCGTGTTATCAGGGAGTGTTTAAAAATCCTTTGGTTGCCCCCGATGTACTGGGGGTTTCTTCCGGTGCCTGTATCGGAGCGTCTATGGGGATTCTGCTGGGGTGGAATGCCTCCGGTATTCAGCTGCTGGCCTTTATAGGAGGGATGGTGGCGGTTGGGTTGACCACCAGTATCCCGAAGATTACACGCAATCAATCCATGATGATGTTGGTCCTATCCGGTATTATTGTCGGCGGTCTGATGAGTTCCATTATGGGATTCATCAAGTATATTGCAGACCCGGAGACACAATTGGCCTCCATTACCTATTGGCAGATGGGCAGTCTTGCCAAAGTGGTAAGCCCGGATCTGGTGACGGTTGCCATACCGATTCTGCTGGCTACGGGGATTCTGCTGCTGTTGCGCTGGCGTATTAATGTTTTGTCTTTGGGAGACCGGGAAGCTCAATCCTTGGGAGTGCCGGTGCTGCGTTCCCGCCGGATTGTGATTTTATGCGCCACGGTTCTGACAGCCAGCGCCGTATGCATCAGCGGCACTATCGGCTGGGTAGGGCTTGTTATCCCGCATTTTGGGCGCATGCTGGCGGGACCGGATAACCGGAAGCTTTTGCCGCTGTCATGCCTGTTGGGAGGAATTTTTTTGTTGGTCATTGATACATGTGCCCGCCTGATGACCAGCGCAGAGCTGCCTTTGACGATTTTAACCGGAATTGTGGGAGCACCCTTTTACGTTTATTTATTAATTAAGCAAAGGATGAAGCTGTCGTGA